The following coding sequences lie in one Niabella agricola genomic window:
- the pepT gene encoding peptidase T yields MTYNFTVSDRFLKYVTIDTQSDPQSDTVPSTARQKDLSKILVEELKAMGITDAILDDFGYVYATIPANTEKQVPVICFCSHVDTSSDCSGKDVKPIVHQNYDCRDIVLPDDPRQIIRPGDHPYLKTKRGEDIITASGTTLLGADDKAGVAIIMDLAYYLTMHPDVKHGTIKILFTPDEEIGRGVDHVDLEKLGADFGYTLDGGERGSYTDETFSANGVTIHFFGNSIHPGYAKDKLINAIKVAGTFLDLLPKDGFSPETTEDREGFVHPVHIEGGAEKASLSFIVRDFETAQLKLHEARLEQFARQATGRYPGSRYEFESREQYRNMKEVVDLHPQIGEYVKIAMERSGVVFKKGSARGGTDGSRLSFMGIPFPDIFTGEMAFHGKHEYVSIQDMQKSVETLIHLVQVWEEKAGS; encoded by the coding sequence ATGACCTATAATTTTACGGTTTCTGACCGTTTTTTAAAGTATGTTACGATTGACACCCAAAGCGATCCCCAATCAGATACAGTGCCCTCTACAGCCCGGCAAAAGGACTTAAGTAAGATCCTGGTTGAAGAATTAAAAGCAATGGGCATAACGGATGCTATTCTGGATGATTTTGGCTATGTATATGCTACCATACCGGCAAATACCGAGAAGCAGGTTCCGGTGATCTGCTTTTGCAGTCATGTTGACACTTCTTCCGATTGTTCAGGTAAAGATGTGAAACCCATTGTACATCAAAACTATGATTGCAGAGATATTGTATTGCCAGATGACCCCCGGCAAATCATACGACCGGGAGACCACCCTTATTTGAAAACGAAACGGGGCGAAGATATCATCACGGCATCCGGTACCACACTTCTGGGAGCCGATGACAAAGCCGGTGTAGCCATTATTATGGACCTGGCCTATTACCTGACCATGCATCCGGACGTAAAACATGGAACCATCAAAATTTTGTTTACGCCGGATGAGGAGATCGGTCGCGGAGTTGATCATGTAGACCTGGAGAAGCTGGGTGCCGATTTTGGGTATACACTCGACGGAGGTGAAAGAGGCAGTTATACGGACGAGACGTTTAGTGCCAATGGTGTTACCATTCATTTTTTTGGAAACAGCATTCATCCCGGCTATGCCAAGGATAAACTTATCAACGCTATAAAAGTTGCGGGCACCTTCCTGGATCTGCTGCCAAAGGATGGCTTTAGTCCAGAGACCACAGAAGACCGCGAAGGATTTGTACATCCCGTTCACATCGAAGGCGGAGCAGAAAAAGCCTCTCTGAGTTTTATTGTCCGGGATTTTGAAACGGCGCAACTGAAATTACACGAGGCCCGGCTGGAGCAATTTGCCAGGCAGGCCACCGGCAGGTACCCGGGAAGCCGGTATGAATTTGAAAGCCGGGAGCAGTACCGGAATATGAAAGAGGTAGTGGATCTGCATCCTCAGATAGGGGAATATGTAAAGATCGCTATGGAGCGGAGCGGTGTTGTTTTTAAGAAAGGCAGTGCGAGAGGTGGCACAGATGGCTCTCGGTTATCTTTTATGGGCATTCCTTTCCCGGACATTTTCACCGGGGAAATGGCGTTCCACGGTAAACATGAATACGTGAGCATCCAGGATATGCAAAAATCTGTTGAAACGCTGATCCACCTGGTGCAGGTATGGGAAGAAAAAGCAGGCTCCTGA
- a CDS encoding FKBP-type peptidyl-prolyl cis-trans isomerase, translating to MQQAKKGDKVKVHYHGKLTTGETFDSSEGRDPLPFEIGSGMVIKGFDDGVTGMAVGDKKTITIPAEEAYGPVNPDMIIEMPKDRLPQDMEVEVGMPLVMSDPQGQQFQVTVKEITDDKIVLDANHPLAGKDLVFDLELVEIEGGSPLIIMP from the coding sequence ATGCAACAAGCAAAAAAAGGCGATAAAGTAAAGGTTCACTACCACGGAAAACTGACCACCGGGGAAACATTCGATTCTTCCGAAGGCCGGGATCCGCTGCCATTTGAGATCGGGAGCGGCATGGTGATCAAAGGGTTCGATGATGGGGTTACCGGTATGGCTGTTGGTGATAAAAAGACCATTACCATTCCTGCAGAAGAGGCTTACGGACCAGTAAACCCGGATATGATCATCGAAATGCCAAAGGACCGCCTGCCCCAGGATATGGAAGTGGAAGTAGGAATGCCCCTGGTAATGAGCGATCCTCAGGGACAGCAATTTCAGGTGACTGTAAAAGAGATAACCGATGATAAAATTGTGTTGGATGCCAATCACCCCCTTGCGGGAAAAGATCTTGTTTTCGACCTGGAACTGGTAGAAATAGAAGGCGGAAGCCCCTTGATCATTATGCCTTAA
- a CDS encoding DinB family protein, protein MKQLFLGLSFILISGFAGSEKKEITPADRKFAIDYFLKTKQRLLNDVQKLSDAQLNYKPDSTRWSVAQCIEHIALAENGIWQWCMMTLKNDSAMLIMPERPLTNEQLIAGVTDRSKKAQAPEVLRPGNQFTGAKEALAAYVSKRDSIIQFLRTTQEPMETHYMQTPAGTLNVFQGFLLLAAHSERHTLQIEEVMKSPGFPKK, encoded by the coding sequence ATGAAACAGCTATTCCTGGGTTTATCATTTATCCTTATCAGCGGCTTTGCAGGTTCTGAGAAAAAAGAGATCACGCCGGCAGACCGGAAGTTTGCGATCGATTATTTTCTGAAAACAAAGCAGCGGCTGCTGAACGATGTACAAAAGCTAAGTGATGCGCAGTTGAATTACAAACCGGATTCCACACGCTGGTCCGTTGCTCAATGTATTGAACATATTGCATTGGCAGAAAACGGAATATGGCAGTGGTGCATGATGACGCTTAAAAATGATTCAGCTATGTTGATAATGCCGGAAAGGCCACTTACCAATGAGCAACTAATTGCGGGAGTAACCGACCGGTCTAAAAAGGCGCAGGCCCCGGAGGTTTTGCGGCCTGGTAACCAGTTTACCGGTGCGAAAGAGGCGTTGGCAGCGTATGTTTCAAAAAGAGATTCAATCATCCAGTTCCTGAGAACAACACAGGAACCGATGGAAACACACTATATGCAAACTCCTGCAGGAACCCTCAACGTGTTCCAGGGGTTCCTGTTGCTGGCGGCGCACAGCGAGCGACACACGCTGCAGATCGAAGAGGTAATGAAAAGCCCGGGATTTCCAAAGAAATAG